Proteins encoded together in one Rossellomorea sp. y25 window:
- a CDS encoding S8 family serine peptidase has product MKPFNAVTTSFLATSLLVSGISPAFAEGSSTTEDKLEQYLQHATQEDRERIHEGQNQAGEKFVSPEINVHSDEEIAVIVQFSQDPAEVEVKKKELKGEKVSLQAAKEKVHKVHHQFKEKVTKKQAKAKGKSTIQIGTEYRQAFNGVAMKLPASEVKELLTYDEVKAVYVDAEIKVDPVPFSGEITDSSPAMDSLSQISAPAAHAEGYTGKGIKVGVLDTGIDYHHPDLKEAYKGGYDLINNDDDPMETTYEEWLDSGLLEYHPLGGTPYYTSHGTHVAGTIAGRTGNQDGNGVKGVAPDADIYAYKVLGPYGSGAMSIVMAGIEKAVEDGMDVINLSLGGSSISPLDPTSIAIDNAMLSGTVAIVAAGNTGDDQYTLGAPGTASLGITVGASDYSVTTSQAEGTLVNRSESMDLTNIRLLGKDFGSLDGLLGTEASITYVGVGRDADYEGKDVEGKVVLISRGSNGVNEKIYIAKQHGAKAALIFNTNPDEGHIPYYFGEEVAFIPGFSLTYEDGQALLGSLKEDTRFSFSHFEEVQSEGDHLAGFSSRGPSRMTHDIKPEIVAPGVGVYSSVPSYMQGSEYIGNYDVAYKRASGTSMAAPHVAGAAALLLQENPDLKPEDVKTALMNTADEVKGDTSVFERGAGRIDVYEAMHADVEIEVEHEILTASPDSEEAHEDETHDHTSHLVDQIVEHSGDLSFGGISQTGENLSERLSVTLHNNSDEQKKFAISFEENGIDGNQSMKENGVSLSFPKAVNVKAGKDKDQNVFLNIPKTANPGFYEGMVTFTNREKPDEVYQLPVGFRLLDTGIKEVTAHFTSFTTRRDFNNGYMGYSPITFSLNNGMETVDIVLKDADTGEGLGVIDSFPFYLPEDYLYGIEFGFVGLYYPFTGNADNPVAYSKTLAPPGNYEIEIVGTDSNGKTYRKSDNLFIENTLPEVKTEQRGGVYEVSDEGLVINGNIHNDQIDKMKEYGETFDQSTNTVSVLSSSPYSMTPVNVDGEGNFEAEFQLPEGKETGKFTLNYYDQAVNGMKDHPDQTYDLIKKGTPYAKLTSSKSDVKYGESMTLHLSSHHTSILGGTFDVRYDNSVYEGFDVTISEELRAFADEHEVEIVIEANDSVVSGSRTTIPVTLTVSGELNEEIPNGMNLLDIQVNVKQTPDTYKKWIYPIELTKSEVTSSNGETTIIRSFGKGVNILPTHSQLEGGFLPEGFTDGVWFRPGLGMSSVGAKVSLSDQAGNVRDGGINRGARYTFKELPVTDEEYDIKITLPGHFTRHATVSHLEDEFNGEPTGRMTYIFYAEIQAGDVTQDDVIDVMDAIEVQKHFGTDHRAADINYDGNVDKTDLQYIIDNYLVQNPDVPHPPAAKTEMDGKTLDDIVAELN; this is encoded by the coding sequence TTGAAACCATTCAATGCAGTAACAACAAGCTTCTTGGCAACCAGTTTACTAGTATCGGGGATTTCACCAGCGTTTGCAGAAGGAAGCTCAACGACAGAGGACAAGCTGGAACAGTATTTGCAACACGCCACCCAGGAGGATCGCGAACGTATTCATGAGGGGCAGAATCAAGCCGGGGAGAAATTCGTTTCTCCGGAGATTAATGTTCATTCAGATGAAGAGATTGCGGTCATTGTTCAGTTTTCACAAGATCCTGCAGAGGTGGAAGTGAAGAAGAAGGAGCTGAAGGGAGAAAAGGTTTCTCTTCAGGCTGCCAAAGAAAAGGTGCATAAAGTCCATCATCAATTTAAAGAAAAGGTAACGAAAAAACAGGCAAAAGCCAAAGGGAAGTCTACCATTCAAATCGGGACGGAATACCGTCAGGCCTTTAACGGGGTCGCGATGAAACTGCCGGCGAGTGAAGTGAAGGAGCTACTAACATACGATGAAGTCAAAGCGGTTTATGTAGATGCGGAGATAAAGGTGGATCCCGTTCCTTTTAGCGGGGAAATCACGGATTCTTCACCTGCGATGGATAGCCTATCTCAGATCTCTGCCCCGGCAGCCCACGCTGAAGGCTATACCGGTAAAGGAATTAAAGTCGGGGTACTGGACACGGGAATCGATTACCATCACCCGGATTTAAAAGAAGCCTACAAAGGTGGATATGATTTAATCAACAATGATGATGACCCAATGGAAACGACGTATGAAGAGTGGCTGGATTCCGGCCTATTGGAGTACCATCCACTGGGGGGGACCCCTTATTACACCTCTCATGGCACCCACGTAGCCGGGACGATTGCCGGTCGTACTGGGAATCAGGATGGGAATGGGGTCAAAGGAGTGGCCCCCGATGCAGATATTTATGCGTATAAGGTATTAGGTCCTTACGGCAGTGGGGCGATGTCAATAGTCATGGCAGGAATCGAGAAGGCCGTGGAAGATGGGATGGATGTCATCAATCTGTCACTTGGCGGTTCCTCCATCAGTCCTTTGGATCCTACTTCAATAGCCATCGACAATGCCATGCTGTCAGGGACAGTCGCCATTGTGGCAGCAGGGAACACCGGGGATGACCAGTATACGTTGGGCGCACCTGGGACAGCGAGTCTCGGAATTACTGTAGGGGCAAGTGATTATTCTGTTACGACTTCCCAAGCGGAGGGAACTCTTGTAAATAGATCAGAAAGCATGGATCTTACCAATATTCGTTTACTTGGGAAAGATTTTGGTTCCCTGGATGGACTCCTGGGCACAGAAGCCTCCATCACATACGTAGGGGTAGGACGGGATGCTGATTACGAAGGAAAAGATGTAGAAGGAAAAGTGGTCTTAATCTCCAGGGGATCCAACGGTGTGAATGAAAAGATTTATATTGCCAAACAACATGGGGCGAAGGCAGCGCTTATTTTCAATACCAATCCGGATGAAGGGCATATCCCATATTATTTTGGGGAAGAAGTGGCATTCATTCCTGGATTTTCTTTAACGTATGAAGATGGACAAGCCTTACTAGGATCTTTAAAAGAAGACACTAGATTCTCGTTCAGCCATTTCGAAGAGGTTCAGTCTGAAGGTGACCACCTGGCCGGTTTCAGTTCTCGCGGTCCGTCAAGAATGACCCATGACATCAAGCCGGAAATCGTTGCGCCGGGTGTCGGTGTTTATTCCTCCGTCCCAAGCTATATGCAGGGAAGCGAGTATATAGGCAATTATGATGTTGCCTACAAACGGGCTTCAGGAACGTCGATGGCAGCGCCACACGTAGCGGGTGCAGCAGCTTTACTTCTTCAGGAAAATCCGGACTTAAAGCCGGAAGATGTAAAAACGGCCCTGATGAATACAGCGGATGAAGTGAAGGGGGATACGAGTGTGTTTGAACGGGGTGCCGGGCGGATTGATGTCTATGAAGCCATGCATGCTGATGTGGAAATCGAAGTGGAGCATGAGATCCTGACGGCATCTCCGGATTCAGAGGAAGCCCATGAAGATGAAACGCACGATCATACAAGTCATTTGGTGGATCAGATTGTCGAGCACAGCGGTGACCTGAGTTTTGGGGGGATAAGTCAAACAGGGGAAAATCTATCTGAACGTTTATCCGTAACCCTTCATAATAACAGTGATGAGCAGAAAAAGTTTGCCATCTCGTTTGAAGAGAATGGGATCGATGGTAACCAAAGCATGAAAGAAAATGGAGTCAGCCTGTCGTTTCCTAAAGCTGTAAATGTGAAAGCTGGAAAAGACAAGGATCAGAATGTGTTCTTGAACATTCCGAAAACGGCTAATCCGGGATTTTATGAAGGGATGGTGACGTTCACGAATCGAGAGAAGCCGGATGAGGTGTACCAGCTGCCGGTAGGGTTCCGTCTGTTGGATACAGGAATCAAAGAAGTGACGGCCCATTTTACTTCTTTCACGACTCGACGCGATTTCAATAATGGGTATATGGGATACTCACCGATTACCTTCTCCCTGAATAACGGAATGGAAACAGTGGATATTGTTCTGAAGGATGCAGATACAGGAGAAGGTCTTGGGGTGATCGATTCGTTCCCGTTTTATTTACCTGAAGACTATCTCTATGGAATTGAGTTTGGATTTGTAGGCCTGTACTATCCGTTCACAGGAAATGCCGACAATCCAGTAGCCTACTCAAAAACATTGGCTCCCCCAGGAAATTATGAGATTGAAATCGTCGGGACGGATTCAAATGGGAAGACCTATCGAAAATCCGACAATCTGTTTATTGAAAACACACTGCCGGAAGTAAAGACCGAGCAAAGGGGCGGGGTGTACGAAGTCAGCGATGAGGGCCTTGTGATAAATGGAAACATCCATAATGACCAGATTGACAAAATGAAAGAATACGGGGAAACCTTTGATCAGTCTACAAATACAGTCAGTGTACTGTCCTCAAGTCCGTACAGCATGACACCTGTTAACGTAGACGGGGAAGGAAACTTTGAAGCTGAATTCCAACTGCCTGAAGGAAAAGAGACAGGGAAATTCACCCTGAACTACTATGATCAGGCCGTGAATGGGATGAAGGATCATCCGGATCAAACGTATGATCTGATTAAGAAAGGGACGCCGTATGCGAAATTGACTTCTTCCAAGAGCGATGTAAAATACGGGGAATCCATGACCTTGCACCTTTCCTCTCATCACACTTCGATTCTTGGGGGCACCTTTGATGTCCGTTATGACAACTCTGTCTACGAAGGCTTTGACGTAACCATCAGTGAGGAGCTTCGAGCATTTGCAGATGAGCACGAAGTAGAGATCGTAATAGAAGCAAACGATTCTGTTGTGTCGGGATCCAGAACGACCATCCCAGTGACCTTGACGGTAAGCGGAGAACTGAATGAAGAAATACCAAACGGGATGAACCTGCTGGACATTCAAGTAAACGTGAAACAAACACCGGATACGTATAAAAAATGGATCTATCCAATTGAATTGACGAAATCTGAAGTGACTTCTTCAAATGGGGAAACCACCATCATTCGATCGTTTGGCAAGGGAGTCAACATCCTTCCGACCCATTCCCAACTTGAAGGCGGGTTTTTACCGGAAGGATTCACCGATGGCGTTTGGTTCCGACCTGGCCTTGGTATGTCTTCTGTAGGAGCCAAGGTGAGCTTGTCGGATCAAGCGGGGAATGTTCGCGATGGCGGTATCAATCGCGGGGCCAGATACACCTTTAAAGAGCTACCCGTTACGGATGAAGAATATGATATCAAGATTACCCTCCCTGGGCACTTTACGCGTCATGCAACCGTCAGCCACTTGGAGGACGAATTCAACGGTGAGCCGACTGGACGAATGACCTATATCTTCTACGCAGAAATCCAAGCGGGGGATGTCACCCAGGATGATGTCATCGACGTGATGGATGCCATCGAGGTCCAGAAGCATTTTGGAACCGACCACCGCGCGGCAGATATCAATTACGATGGCAACGTGGACAAGACCGATTTGCAGTATATCATCGACAACTATCTGGTGCAGAATCCGGATGTTCCACATCCTCCTGCAGCCAAGACAGAAATGGATGGGAAAACATTAGATGATATCGTTGCAGAATTGAATTGA
- a CDS encoding MarR family transcriptional regulator: protein MGSERDTNNSKKNKRLGLMIWFRLSRVYNHSIRRNNEHLREWGLTSAQFDILIQVGIHNEITQKELGEKLFVTKGNITQLLVKMEKLGWVQRKQDWKTKTISLTDQGQKLYDEVVPDQEDFQASQFCGLDPTEQMQLIDLLKKVQKHMESTEEN from the coding sequence ATGGGCAGCGAACGCGATACGAATAACTCTAAAAAAAATAAGCGACTGGGATTGATGATCTGGTTTCGCCTTTCCCGGGTCTACAACCACAGCATCCGCCGGAATAACGAGCACCTGAGAGAGTGGGGCCTCACAAGCGCACAATTCGATATCCTGATCCAAGTCGGGATTCATAACGAAATCACCCAGAAAGAACTCGGCGAGAAACTGTTTGTCACTAAAGGGAACATTACGCAGCTCCTTGTAAAAATGGAGAAGCTGGGGTGGGTCCAGCGCAAACAGGATTGGAAAACGAAAACGATTTCCTTGACCGATCAGGGTCAGAAACTCTACGATGAGGTCGTCCCTGATCAGGAGGACTTCCAGGCCTCCCAGTTCTGCGGACTCGATCCAACCGAGCAGATGCAACTGATCGATCTTCTGAAAAAAGTCCAAAAGCATATGGAGTCAACTGAAGAAAACTAG
- a CDS encoding ring-cleaving dioxygenase produces MQLKGIHHVSSLTANAKQNLDFYTRIMGLRLVKKTVNQDNTSYYHLFYGDEKGNPGTELSFFEIPNMARKHPGTNSISGMSLRVKTNDALTYWQNRFEEYGVVYAPVTERFGHAVLPFWDSEGHEMTLISDQNDRGVEAGKAWTGSGIPEEYGITGLGPVKLTVRYLEPTIQVLTELMGYRSSGEYRAGDDDSHLVYVFETGEGGNGSELHVEQRKDLPDERQGRGSVHHVAFRVETEDELREWVRHLEADGFKTSGFVDRYYFQSLYVTEPNGILFEIATDGPGFDLDESIDELGGRLSLPTFLEDRRQEIESNLKPLPSPFKGKD; encoded by the coding sequence ATGCAATTGAAAGGAATCCATCACGTATCTTCATTGACGGCGAATGCCAAGCAAAACCTGGATTTCTACACACGGATCATGGGACTGAGATTAGTGAAGAAAACCGTCAATCAGGATAATACCTCATATTATCATTTGTTTTACGGTGATGAAAAAGGAAATCCCGGAACGGAACTGAGCTTCTTCGAAATACCGAATATGGCGAGGAAGCATCCCGGTACAAACAGTATTTCCGGCATGTCGTTAAGAGTGAAAACCAACGATGCCCTTACGTATTGGCAGAACCGCTTTGAGGAATACGGTGTTGTGTATGCACCGGTCACCGAGCGTTTCGGGCATGCCGTCTTGCCTTTTTGGGATTCAGAGGGGCACGAGATGACCTTGATCTCTGATCAGAATGATAGAGGGGTAGAGGCAGGGAAAGCATGGACAGGAAGTGGCATCCCAGAAGAATATGGAATTACAGGTCTGGGTCCAGTTAAGCTTACGGTTAGATACTTGGAGCCTACGATTCAGGTTCTGACTGAGCTCATGGGGTACAGGTCATCGGGAGAATACAGAGCCGGTGACGACGACTCCCATCTTGTCTACGTCTTTGAAACGGGTGAAGGAGGCAATGGCTCTGAACTCCATGTGGAACAGCGGAAGGACCTCCCCGACGAAAGACAGGGCAGGGGCAGCGTTCATCATGTGGCCTTCAGGGTCGAAACGGAGGACGAACTGCGGGAGTGGGTTCGACATCTGGAGGCGGATGGATTCAAGACATCGGGATTCGTCGACCGTTATTATTTCCAGTCCCTTTACGTCACAGAGCCAAACGGAATCCTGTTTGAGATTGCCACCGATGGCCCGGGCTTTGATCTGGACGAATCCATTGATGAGCTGGGGGGACGTTTATCCCTTCCAACGTTCCTGGAAGATCGCAGACAAGAAATCGAATCCAACTTAAAGCCTTTACCTTCCCCTTTTAAAGGAAAGGATTGA
- a CDS encoding alpha/beta hydrolase, whose product MKHFFHDSEESNQVFILLHGTGGRETDLLPVAGQVDPSLSVLGVRGETIENGQFRYFARTKDGGMDEGSLLEKTGDVLNFIEEAATTYQIDKQSFHLIGYSNGANMAISLLLHRPDLFRTAMLFHPSHPLQSFEKSDLGGRDIFMTAGAVDQITLPGEAFQLKAHLSRLGADVSMHITDHGHELMKSEFREASKWWKEINIDDRER is encoded by the coding sequence ATGAAACATTTTTTTCATGACAGTGAAGAGTCCAATCAAGTATTTATCCTATTACATGGAACGGGTGGCCGGGAAACCGATTTATTGCCTGTCGCCGGTCAAGTGGATCCGTCTCTTTCGGTTCTGGGAGTGAGGGGAGAGACTATTGAAAATGGGCAGTTCCGTTATTTCGCCCGTACGAAAGACGGTGGAATGGACGAAGGCTCCCTCCTTGAGAAAACAGGGGATGTTCTCAACTTCATCGAAGAAGCAGCCACCACGTATCAAATAGACAAGCAATCCTTCCACCTTATCGGATATTCGAACGGCGCCAATATGGCGATCAGCCTGCTGCTACACCGTCCTGATCTGTTCCGCACTGCGATGCTGTTTCATCCAAGTCACCCCCTGCAATCATTTGAGAAAAGTGATTTGGGGGGGCGGGACATCTTTATGACAGCTGGCGCAGTGGATCAAATTACCCTGCCGGGAGAGGCGTTTCAATTGAAGGCTCATCTCAGTCGTTTGGGTGCGGATGTTTCCATGCATATAACCGATCACGGACATGAACTAATGAAGTCTGAGTTCAGGGAAGCGTCTAAGTGGTGGAAAGAAATAAACATAGATGATAGGGAGAGATAA
- a CDS encoding NADPH-dependent FMN reductase yields the protein MNKRIKIAAMCGSLRKDSFNKKLLQVIAEEANNQWEMSFVEIGELPLFNEDLEKEGDPEEVVTFREKLKEADGVLIITPEYNSGVPGGLKNALDWASRPPRQAVLNGMPAAVAGATPGSGGTGLSQMQLRQTLVAMNVNVMSAPKVLVGEVHKKINQETMRLEDERTLTHLQSFIHGFTEFVELYKGKGY from the coding sequence ATGAATAAACGTATAAAGATCGCCGCCATGTGCGGAAGCCTGAGAAAGGATTCATTTAACAAGAAGCTCCTGCAGGTGATAGCAGAGGAAGCAAACAACCAATGGGAGATGTCTTTTGTAGAGATAGGGGAATTGCCTTTATTCAATGAAGATCTGGAAAAAGAAGGAGATCCTGAAGAGGTCGTCACCTTTAGGGAAAAGCTGAAAGAAGCGGACGGCGTATTGATCATCACGCCTGAATATAATTCCGGGGTCCCAGGGGGCTTGAAGAATGCGCTGGACTGGGCTTCTCGTCCACCGAGGCAAGCGGTCTTGAATGGAATGCCGGCAGCGGTGGCGGGTGCCACTCCAGGAAGCGGCGGGACCGGGTTGTCGCAAATGCAGCTGCGTCAGACCCTGGTCGCCATGAATGTGAATGTCATGAGTGCTCCGAAAGTATTGGTGGGGGAAGTACACAAGAAGATCAACCAGGAAACGATGAGACTCGAGGACGAAAGAACCCTTACTCATCTTCAGAGTTTCATTCATGGATTCACGGAATTTGTGGAATTGTATAAGGGGAAGGGATACTAG
- a CDS encoding low temperature requirement protein A, with protein sequence MPHKKVNWIELFNDLIFVAAIATVTHTLVHVEDGHIHPEYFIKFVLIFIPIWWAWVGQTLYINRYGEDTVKDRLWMIFQMMFVILMTASLSVDFDAYFLPFLIGYLGIRFVAAVQYLIVARVEAGPRKVVAQYLGYGFLIGGLFSLGSVFFDSWFRYFVLYLGIAIDIVIPLLGRKHLKKVPINTPHLLERFGLLTIILFGEFIVSIVAIVNGVDHLGKGLFVLFISFTLVMAMWWQYFENVEKKIDKESETSGQVIIYGHLVIFMAMSVIAAMIQVGFLYSLNKGLFVSLVFGATFLYFIGTTAVFHKYRHAHTRLGMKHFFTLLGLIAVFWSGSFLLPVEETVVFIELACFFIVYAFMTVK encoded by the coding sequence GTGCCACATAAAAAGGTCAATTGGATCGAATTATTTAATGACTTGATTTTCGTAGCGGCGATTGCAACAGTGACACACACACTGGTTCACGTAGAAGACGGACATATCCATCCGGAATACTTTATCAAATTTGTCCTCATCTTTATCCCGATCTGGTGGGCTTGGGTGGGTCAAACCCTTTACATCAACCGCTACGGGGAAGATACAGTGAAAGACCGCTTATGGATGATCTTCCAGATGATGTTCGTCATCTTAATGACTGCCAGTCTCTCGGTTGATTTTGATGCATATTTCCTCCCCTTTTTAATTGGATATTTGGGAATCCGTTTCGTGGCAGCTGTCCAGTATCTCATTGTAGCACGAGTGGAAGCGGGGCCGCGGAAAGTCGTCGCCCAGTACCTTGGATACGGGTTCCTCATCGGGGGATTGTTCTCCCTCGGATCAGTCTTTTTTGATTCGTGGTTCAGATACTTTGTTCTATATTTGGGAATCGCGATTGACATTGTCATTCCTTTACTCGGTCGGAAACATTTGAAGAAGGTCCCGATCAATACGCCCCATTTACTGGAGCGGTTCGGCCTGCTCACGATCATCCTGTTTGGTGAATTCATTGTCAGCATTGTGGCGATTGTCAACGGAGTGGATCATTTAGGAAAAGGACTTTTTGTCTTATTCATTTCCTTTACCCTCGTCATGGCCATGTGGTGGCAGTATTTCGAGAATGTGGAGAAGAAGATCGATAAAGAAAGCGAAACATCGGGACAAGTGATCATTTACGGTCATCTGGTCATCTTCATGGCGATGAGTGTCATCGCTGCCATGATTCAAGTGGGCTTTCTCTATTCCCTGAATAAAGGGTTGTTTGTCTCATTGGTATTTGGCGCCACGTTCCTATACTTTATTGGAACGACGGCGGTTTTTCATAAGTACAGGCATGCACACACACGTTTAGGGATGAAACATTTCTTCACTTTGCTGGGCCTGATTGCTGTTTTTTGGTCAGGGAGTTTCTTACTGCCAGTCGAAGAGACCGTGGTCTTTATCGAACTTGCCTGCTTCTTTATCGTGTATGCTTTCATGACCGTGAAATAA
- a CDS encoding ring-cleaving dioxygenase, with protein sequence MNELKGIHHVTAITSSAEKIYEFFTYVLGMRLVKKTVNQDDIQTYHLFFADDKGSAGTDITFFDFRNTPKGTHGTNEISKISLRVPSNAALDYWVKRFERLNIEHSGISVQFNKNTLSFTDFDDQQYQLISDEGNEGVPSGTPWQDGPIPLEFAITGLGPVFIRIREFDFFKGMLEEVLLFKEVGSEGAFHLFEVGKGGNGGQVIVEHDTSMPQSQQGYGSVHHVAFRVEDREELNQWIDRIEGMGFRTSGYVDRFFFESLYVRVSPYILFEFATDGPGFMGDEPYETLGEKLSLPPFLESKRGDIERLVRPIDTMRSNKEFKKEME encoded by the coding sequence ATGAATGAATTAAAAGGAATCCATCACGTCACCGCCATCACGAGCAGTGCGGAGAAGATTTATGAATTCTTCACCTATGTACTCGGAATGCGCTTAGTGAAAAAAACGGTGAATCAAGATGACATCCAGACGTATCATCTCTTTTTTGCCGATGATAAGGGAAGTGCCGGAACGGATATCACGTTCTTTGACTTCCGTAACACCCCGAAAGGAACTCATGGAACAAATGAAATTTCGAAGATTTCGCTCCGTGTGCCAAGCAACGCAGCACTGGACTACTGGGTGAAGAGATTCGAACGCCTGAACATAGAACACTCAGGGATCAGTGTGCAATTCAACAAGAATACACTCTCCTTCACAGACTTCGATGATCAGCAGTATCAGCTGATTTCAGATGAAGGAAACGAAGGGGTCCCATCCGGCACTCCGTGGCAGGATGGACCGATTCCTCTTGAGTTCGCGATTACTGGCCTTGGACCTGTTTTCATTCGGATCCGAGAGTTTGATTTCTTTAAAGGGATGCTAGAAGAAGTTCTCTTGTTCAAGGAAGTAGGAAGCGAGGGTGCGTTCCACTTATTCGAGGTGGGCAAAGGGGGGAATGGTGGACAGGTCATTGTCGAGCACGATACGTCCATGCCTCAATCCCAGCAAGGGTATGGATCCGTTCACCACGTTGCCTTCCGCGTAGAGGATCGTGAAGAGCTGAACCAGTGGATCGACCGGATCGAGGGAATGGGTTTCCGTACCTCAGGCTATGTTGATCGCTTCTTCTTTGAATCCCTATATGTTCGGGTCTCTCCTTATATATTGTTTGAATTTGCCACGGATGGACCAGGATTCATGGGAGATGAACCTTATGAAACCTTAGGAGAAAAGCTGTCCCTCCCGCCTTTCCTAGAATCAAAAAGAGGCGATATCGAGAGGCTTGTCCGCCCGATTGATACGATGAGAAGCAATAAGGAATTCAAGAAAGAGATGGAATAG
- a CDS encoding LysR family transcriptional regulator: MNIDQIKYVLEVTKERSITRAARKLHLSPSAVSQSITQLERELGVTIFNRSRQGTVPTPEGKKIIHTGIDILGKLDELQNELSDTTAPVSLKIGCGPALTYVVYDAFVLFNQEFPHVNIEIIEMDQDEVWEAFSCKEIDLVFSPFTREELQKQTAHVPIGFERLYTGEVCVCVSKHSPLYHQNLLYPEDIRNEKIVIYNSKRAKSLNEQYTKNNPTLFTSNNIEVLKAAVLDGKAICIIYDFTFKNHPDVLNGNLAIIPLNKESVKGYDFWVMYPAKQPLSLEARDFHHKVRELIHR; this comes from the coding sequence ATGAATATAGACCAAATCAAGTACGTCCTGGAAGTCACGAAAGAGCGTTCGATCACGAGGGCTGCCAGGAAGCTGCACTTATCTCCGTCGGCTGTCAGCCAGTCCATCACTCAACTTGAACGGGAACTCGGAGTCACGATTTTCAACCGGTCGAGGCAGGGGACGGTTCCGACGCCAGAAGGCAAGAAAATCATCCATACAGGGATCGATATTCTTGGGAAACTCGATGAACTCCAAAATGAACTCTCGGACACCACAGCTCCGGTTTCATTGAAAATCGGGTGTGGGCCAGCATTGACTTATGTGGTCTATGACGCCTTTGTCCTGTTCAATCAGGAATTTCCCCATGTGAACATTGAAATCATTGAAATGGATCAGGACGAAGTATGGGAAGCATTTTCCTGCAAGGAGATCGATCTCGTCTTTTCTCCTTTTACAAGGGAAGAATTACAGAAACAGACCGCTCACGTTCCCATTGGGTTTGAACGATTGTATACGGGTGAGGTATGCGTTTGTGTGAGTAAGCACTCTCCCCTCTATCATCAGAACCTCCTCTACCCAGAAGACATACGGAATGAAAAAATCGTCATCTATAATTCCAAGCGTGCCAAGTCCCTTAATGAGCAATATACCAAGAATAACCCTACGCTTTTCACTTCGAACAATATCGAGGTATTGAAGGCCGCCGTGTTGGATGGAAAAGCAATCTGCATCATTTATGACTTTACCTTTAAGAATCATCCTGATGTCTTGAATGGAAACCTGGCTATCATTCCCTTAAATAAGGAATCGGTTAAAGGGTATGATTTCTGGGTCATGTATCCCGCTAAACAACCGCTCTCCTTGGAAGCTAGGGATTTCCACCACAAGGTCAGGGAATTGATTCACCGATAA
- a CDS encoding aspartyl-phosphate phosphatase Spo0E family protein, which produces MNMQQPSIYQLIDEMKEKLNQSVIQNGLNSHITIHISQELDALLNLAEKDKLSRGRGSYAPYSKR; this is translated from the coding sequence ATGAACATGCAACAACCTTCCATCTATCAGCTTATAGATGAAATGAAAGAGAAGTTGAATCAATCCGTTATTCAAAACGGTCTAAATAGCCACATCACCATACACATCAGTCAAGAACTTGATGCCTTATTAAACTTGGCGGAAAAGGATAAGCTCAGTCGGGGGAGAGGTTCCTATGCCCCATATTCAAAACGCTGA
- a CDS encoding lysoplasmalogenase — protein MKKSMLPILIGIMAALYIWIIPSEPLTLKIVFKLIPMALIIFYAFRQLPAKAAPAMRLIIIGLFFCMLGDGFIVLSFVAGLGAFLIGHVFYLMGFIRMSRFNKARLAALLPIALYSFFIGRQLITALQTDGNDGLVLPVVSYMLVISLMALTAILTGNLWATVGSILFVISDSILSWNMFVAAIPYSDVLIMTTYYSAQFLIASSLASIGITNRYQEGKSMNM, from the coding sequence TTGAAAAAATCAATGCTCCCCATCTTAATCGGAATCATGGCTGCCCTCTACATATGGATTATTCCTTCAGAACCGTTGACATTAAAAATCGTCTTCAAGCTGATCCCCATGGCACTCATCATTTTTTACGCATTCCGTCAGCTGCCCGCCAAAGCGGCACCAGCCATGCGTCTCATCATCATCGGCCTTTTTTTCTGCATGCTGGGCGACGGGTTTATTGTCTTGTCATTTGTTGCCGGGCTCGGGGCCTTCCTCATCGGGCACGTCTTCTATTTAATGGGCTTTATCAGAATGTCCCGTTTCAACAAAGCGCGCCTGGCGGCCTTATTACCGATTGCCTTGTATTCCTTCTTCATCGGCCGCCAGCTGATTACCGCGCTCCAAACAGATGGAAATGATGGGCTCGTGCTTCCGGTCGTTTCCTACATGCTGGTCATATCCCTGATGGCCCTGACTGCCATCTTGACGGGTAACCTATGGGCAACTGTCGGTAGCATCCTGTTTGTCATCTCGGACTCCATACTGTCCTGGAATATGTTCGTTGCAGCCATCCCTTATTCGGATGTCCTGATCATGACAACCTATTACTCGGCGCAATTCCTGATTGCCTCAAGCCTCGCAAGCATAGGGATCACAAACAGGTATCAAGAAGGAAAAAGTATGAACATGTAA